A region of Plantactinospora sp. BC1 DNA encodes the following proteins:
- a CDS encoding DUF3140 domain-containing protein, with protein MARQQRVEPEVEQLWQDFHSRVNVTSEQLRSWLLTQGSGEQAFGADPDLGLPEPGRQILMILGKRKVDLTDGDIQVMRETVDEIQDLIDTRPPDGATDEQWRRALLDLGHDPLIER; from the coding sequence ATGGCCCGACAGCAACGGGTGGAGCCGGAGGTGGAGCAGCTGTGGCAGGACTTCCACAGCCGCGTCAACGTCACCTCGGAGCAGCTGCGCAGCTGGCTGCTCACCCAGGGCTCCGGTGAGCAGGCGTTCGGCGCCGACCCCGATCTCGGGCTGCCGGAGCCCGGCCGGCAGATCCTGATGATCCTGGGCAAGCGCAAGGTCGACCTGACCGACGGCGACATCCAGGTGATGCGGGAGACGGTCGACGAGATCCAGGACCTGATCGACACCCGACCCCCGGACGGCGCGACCGACGAGCAGTGGCGGCGGGCCCTGCTCGACCTCGGCCACGACCCGCTGATCGAGCGGTAG
- a CDS encoding LysR family transcriptional regulator, whose translation MNLELRHLKVVCAIAETGSVTKAASTLGLAQPALTAQLQRIERTLGGPLFERDRRGARPTALGELVLARARVLLPAMKGLQDEAARLAGTGTTMTRFRFGGVNSPILGGLVHRLAADQPHAQISTHASWSVDELAQMVLSGRLDFVLSGVCGDAVPSAEFGLTWRAVAMDAVFVLLPEAHPLAANDEVHLAALAGERWAAAPGDGCFADCFVAACARAGFTPAKIYETDIRSCIDLVEAGEAIALAQATFRPVSGLVTRPLANTPLRWRLLLGWHPDAPAAGIAARVLGHAIAAYTDSLSRNPNYLAWLARNPNFGPQDLAAA comes from the coding sequence ATGAACCTGGAGCTGCGGCACCTCAAGGTGGTCTGCGCGATCGCGGAGACGGGCAGCGTGACGAAGGCGGCCTCGACCCTGGGCCTGGCACAGCCCGCGCTCACCGCACAGCTCCAGCGCATCGAGCGGACTCTCGGCGGCCCGCTGTTCGAGCGGGATCGACGCGGCGCCCGACCGACCGCGCTGGGTGAGCTGGTGCTGGCCCGGGCCCGGGTGCTGCTGCCCGCGATGAAGGGGTTGCAGGACGAGGCGGCCCGGCTGGCCGGAACCGGCACCACGATGACCCGGTTCCGGTTCGGCGGGGTGAACAGTCCGATCCTCGGTGGACTGGTGCACCGGCTCGCCGCCGACCAGCCGCACGCGCAGATCAGCACCCACGCGTCCTGGTCGGTGGACGAGCTGGCCCAGATGGTGCTCAGCGGCCGGCTCGACTTCGTGCTCTCCGGGGTCTGCGGTGACGCCGTACCGTCGGCGGAGTTCGGGCTGACCTGGCGGGCCGTGGCGATGGACGCCGTCTTCGTGCTGCTGCCGGAGGCGCATCCGCTGGCCGCCAACGACGAGGTGCACCTGGCGGCGCTCGCCGGGGAGCGCTGGGCGGCGGCGCCCGGTGACGGCTGCTTCGCCGACTGCTTCGTGGCGGCCTGCGCCCGGGCCGGCTTCACCCCGGCGAAGATCTACGAGACCGACATCCGCAGCTGCATCGACCTGGTCGAGGCGGGCGAGGCGATCGCGCTCGCCCAGGCCACCTTTCGACCGGTCTCCGGACTGGTCACCCGCCCGCTGGCGAACACGCCGCTGCGCTGGCGGCTGCTGCTCGGCTGGCACCCGGACGCCCCGGCGGCCGGCATCGCCGCCCGGGTGCTCGGACACGCCATCGCCGCCTACACCGACTCGTTGTCCCGCAACCCGAACTACCTCGCCTGGCTGGCCCGGAACCCGAACTTCGGCCCGCAGGACCTGGCCGCCGCCTGA
- a CDS encoding ThuA domain-containing protein, with the protein MRDALVVRGGWEGHVPVAATELFVPFLRDAGFAVEVHDDLAVYADPERMAAADLVVQCWSIGTISDAQAAGLTAAVRAGTGFAGWHGGIVGAFHHNAYHQLTGGVFVHHPPGFLDHELTVRPERADHPIVRDIGTVRLHTEKYWVLTDPLNDVLATVTFDPEPVAEVGAAERTPWDRSVTLPAVWTRSWGAGRVFVSTVGHKLDDLTLPPIRTITERGLLWAARQN; encoded by the coding sequence GTGCGAGACGCGTTGGTGGTCCGGGGCGGCTGGGAGGGGCACGTCCCGGTGGCCGCGACGGAGTTGTTCGTCCCGTTCCTGCGGGACGCGGGCTTCGCGGTGGAGGTCCACGACGACCTGGCCGTCTACGCCGACCCGGAGCGGATGGCCGCCGCCGACCTGGTGGTGCAGTGCTGGTCGATCGGGACGATCAGCGACGCGCAGGCGGCCGGGCTGACCGCGGCGGTCCGGGCCGGTACCGGGTTCGCCGGCTGGCACGGCGGGATCGTCGGCGCCTTCCACCACAACGCCTACCACCAGCTCACCGGCGGCGTCTTCGTGCACCATCCGCCGGGCTTCCTCGACCACGAGCTGACGGTACGCCCGGAGCGGGCCGACCATCCGATCGTCCGGGACATCGGGACGGTACGGCTGCACACCGAGAAGTACTGGGTGCTGACCGATCCGCTCAACGACGTACTCGCGACGGTGACCTTCGACCCGGAGCCGGTCGCGGAGGTGGGGGCGGCGGAGCGTACCCCGTGGGACCGGTCGGTCACCCTGCCGGCGGTCTGGACCAGATCCTGGGGCGCCGGCCGGGTCTTCGTCTCGACGGTCGGGCACAAGCTCGACGACCTGACCCTGCCGCCGATCCGGACGATCACCGAACGGGGCCTGCTCTGGGCCGCCCGTCAGAATTAG
- a CDS encoding ATP-dependent Clp protease ATP-binding subunit: MTQGPGDFGPDPWDEFLARYFGRGESRRQGQRVDITRLMTADAREMLADAARRAAQANSNDLDTDHLLWAALQREPLRDLLSRAGADPDALLGALGGEQRVERPAKHGQVPSNMSLTPAAKRALLDAHQLSRAMGASYIGPEHILMALPLNPESPAGRMLAAGRIQPQSLQAASASGGGNGGAKPDRGTPTLDQYGQDLTDLAQADGIDPVIGRMDEIEQAVEILSRRTKNNPVLIGEAGVGKTAIVEGLAERICDGDVPQTLIGKRVVQLDLAGLVAGTRYRGDFEERLKKVIDEIRAHGDELIIFLDELHTLVGAGGAGAEGGMDASNMLKPALARGDMRVIGATTLNEYRRHIEKDAALARRFQPVLVPEPTVDDTVAILRGLRDRYEAHHQVRFTDEALVAAAELSDRYVTDRFLPDKAIDLIDQAGARVRLRTRTPAGDVRELERELEEVRREKDQAVADEQYERASELRDRLQEVRERLHVANGNGDQPAVPEVGPQEIAEVVSRATGIPVSQLTEEERDRLLRLEGHLHERVVGQDDAVSAVAEAVRRSRTGLADPDRPMGSFLFLGPTGVGKTELARALAEALFGEQDRMVRLDMSEFQERHTVSRLVGAPPGYVGYEEAGQLTEAVRRRPYAVVLLDEIEKAHPDVFNILLQVLDDGRLTDSQGRTVNFRNSVLIMTSNLGSELITGSQRSVGFGGGAGGGAEEENTELRDRLMRRLQEQFRPEFLNRIDEVIIFRRLEQQQLRQITELLLGETRRRLRAQDIGVEFTTEGVDWIAEHGYEPQFGARPLRRTIQREVDNRLSRMLLDGTVEPGQRVTVGARDGQLTFDVSAERPGGRSPATATHGR, translated from the coding sequence ATGACGCAGGGACCCGGCGACTTCGGCCCCGATCCGTGGGACGAGTTCCTCGCCCGCTACTTCGGCCGGGGAGAAAGCCGCCGGCAGGGGCAGCGGGTCGACATCACCAGGCTGATGACCGCGGACGCCCGGGAGATGCTGGCGGACGCGGCACGCCGGGCGGCACAGGCGAACAGCAACGACCTGGACACCGACCACCTGCTCTGGGCCGCCCTGCAACGCGAACCCCTGCGGGACCTGCTCAGCCGGGCCGGTGCCGACCCGGACGCGCTGCTCGGGGCGCTCGGCGGCGAGCAGCGGGTGGAACGGCCGGCCAAGCACGGCCAGGTGCCGTCGAACATGTCCCTCACCCCGGCGGCGAAGCGGGCGCTGCTCGACGCGCACCAGCTCTCCCGGGCGATGGGCGCCTCCTACATCGGGCCGGAGCACATCCTGATGGCCCTGCCGCTGAACCCCGAGTCGCCGGCCGGCCGGATGCTGGCGGCGGGCCGGATCCAGCCGCAGTCGTTGCAGGCGGCCAGCGCCAGCGGCGGCGGGAACGGCGGCGCCAAGCCGGACCGGGGCACCCCGACCCTCGACCAGTACGGGCAGGACCTCACCGACCTGGCCCAGGCCGACGGGATCGACCCGGTGATCGGCCGGATGGACGAGATCGAGCAGGCGGTGGAGATCCTGTCCCGGCGTACCAAGAACAACCCGGTACTGATCGGCGAGGCCGGGGTCGGCAAGACCGCGATCGTCGAGGGGCTCGCCGAGCGGATCTGTGACGGGGACGTGCCGCAGACGCTGATCGGCAAGCGGGTGGTGCAGCTCGACCTCGCCGGCCTGGTCGCCGGCACCCGCTACCGGGGCGACTTCGAGGAGCGGCTGAAGAAGGTGATCGACGAGATCCGGGCGCACGGCGACGAGCTGATCATCTTCCTCGACGAGCTGCACACCCTGGTCGGCGCGGGCGGAGCCGGTGCCGAGGGCGGGATGGACGCCAGCAACATGCTCAAGCCGGCGCTGGCCCGGGGCGACATGCGGGTGATCGGCGCGACCACGCTCAACGAGTACCGGCGGCACATCGAGAAGGACGCCGCGCTGGCCCGGCGGTTCCAGCCGGTACTGGTGCCGGAGCCCACCGTGGACGACACCGTCGCCATCCTGCGCGGACTGCGGGACCGCTACGAGGCGCACCACCAGGTCCGGTTCACCGACGAGGCGCTGGTCGCCGCCGCCGAACTCTCCGACCGGTACGTCACCGACCGGTTCCTCCCCGACAAGGCGATCGACCTGATCGACCAGGCCGGTGCCCGGGTCCGGCTGCGTACCCGGACACCCGCCGGTGACGTACGGGAACTGGAGCGGGAGCTGGAGGAGGTACGCCGGGAGAAGGACCAGGCGGTCGCCGACGAGCAGTACGAGCGCGCCTCGGAACTGCGCGACCGGCTCCAGGAGGTACGCGAGCGGCTGCACGTGGCGAACGGCAACGGCGACCAGCCGGCGGTGCCCGAGGTGGGGCCGCAGGAGATCGCCGAGGTGGTCTCCCGGGCCACCGGCATCCCGGTCAGCCAGCTCACCGAGGAGGAACGGGACCGGCTGCTCCGGCTGGAGGGGCACCTGCACGAGCGGGTGGTCGGCCAGGACGACGCGGTGAGCGCGGTCGCCGAGGCGGTACGCCGGTCCCGTACCGGGCTGGCCGACCCGGACCGGCCGATGGGCAGCTTCCTCTTCCTCGGCCCGACCGGGGTCGGCAAGACCGAGCTGGCCCGGGCGCTGGCCGAGGCGCTCTTCGGCGAGCAGGACCGGATGGTCCGGCTGGACATGAGCGAGTTCCAGGAGCGGCACACGGTGAGCCGGCTGGTCGGCGCCCCGCCCGGGTACGTCGGCTACGAGGAGGCGGGACAGCTCACCGAGGCGGTCCGGCGCCGCCCGTACGCGGTGGTGCTGCTCGACGAGATCGAGAAGGCGCACCCGGACGTCTTCAACATCCTGTTGCAGGTACTCGACGACGGACGCCTCACCGACAGCCAGGGGCGGACGGTGAACTTCCGGAACAGCGTACTGATCATGACCAGCAACCTCGGCTCCGAGCTGATCACCGGCAGCCAGCGCAGCGTCGGCTTCGGCGGCGGTGCGGGTGGCGGCGCCGAGGAGGAGAACACCGAGCTGCGGGACCGGCTGATGCGCCGGCTCCAGGAGCAGTTCCGACCGGAGTTCCTGAACCGGATCGACGAGGTAATCATCTTCCGCCGTCTGGAGCAGCAGCAGCTCCGGCAGATCACCGAGCTGCTGCTGGGCGAGACCCGCCGACGGCTGCGCGCCCAGGACATCGGGGTCGAGTTCACCACCGAGGGGGTGGACTGGATCGCCGAGCACGGCTACGAACCGCAGTTCGGCGCCCGGCCGCTGCGCCGGACGATCCAGCGGGAGGTCGACAACCGGCTCTCCCGGATGCTGCTGGACGGGACCGTCGAGCCGGGGCAGCGGGTCACGGTCGGCGCCCGGGACGGCCAACTGACCTTCGACGTGTCGGCGGAGCGGCCCGGCGGACGCAGCCCGGCCACCGCCACGCACGGCCGATGA
- a CDS encoding sugar MFS transporter, translated as MPVTRPGRRPAVLLAYAAFVLVGLSAGVGGVLLPAQIDDYGIDKATIGITFFTFSAGFLLAGITTGGLIDRLGTRTALAVGGGAFVLAALYTALRPPFLALVAVQVLAGYGIGVLESVLNAYLSELPGATTLLNRLHAFFGVGALLAPALAAWMLRSLPWTAVWLVLALAGLPLVLGFLWAYPGRRGPEHGPAPTAADGPVAVDGPPPGGAGPPDRPGGGGLLRAALRQPAVVLAAVFLAVYVGLEISVGNWGFSLLVDGYDQSTVLAGYAVSGYWLGLTAGRFLISPLATRAGLTPAATSAGCLLGVTASALLAWAVPVAAVASVALVLLGFFLGPLFPTAMAMVPRLTASRLVPTAIGVLNGVSVIGGAVFPWLAGVVAQGVGVWTLLPFALVLAVGQLGIWWRLTRRVAPG; from the coding sequence TTGCCCGTCACCCGACCCGGCCGGCGGCCGGCGGTCCTGCTGGCCTATGCCGCCTTCGTCCTGGTCGGCCTGAGCGCCGGGGTCGGCGGCGTGCTGCTGCCGGCCCAGATCGACGACTACGGGATCGACAAGGCCACCATCGGGATCACCTTCTTCACCTTCTCCGCCGGCTTCCTGCTGGCCGGGATCACCACCGGCGGCCTGATCGACCGCCTCGGCACCCGGACCGCGCTGGCCGTCGGCGGCGGCGCCTTCGTGCTCGCCGCCCTCTACACGGCGCTCCGCCCACCCTTCCTGGCTCTGGTGGCCGTGCAGGTGCTCGCCGGCTACGGCATCGGGGTACTGGAGTCGGTACTCAACGCCTACCTCAGCGAGCTGCCCGGGGCGACGACACTGCTGAACCGGCTGCACGCGTTCTTCGGCGTCGGGGCGCTGCTCGCACCCGCGCTGGCCGCCTGGATGCTGCGTTCGCTGCCGTGGACGGCGGTGTGGCTGGTACTGGCCCTGGCCGGGCTGCCGCTGGTCCTCGGCTTCCTCTGGGCGTACCCGGGTCGGCGCGGCCCGGAGCACGGCCCGGCGCCGACGGCCGCCGACGGCCCGGTGGCGGTCGACGGCCCGCCGCCCGGCGGTGCCGGTCCGCCCGACCGGCCCGGCGGCGGCGGGCTGCTGCGCGCGGCGCTGCGGCAGCCGGCGGTGGTGCTGGCGGCGGTCTTCCTCGCCGTCTACGTAGGACTCGAGATCAGCGTCGGCAACTGGGGCTTCAGCCTGCTGGTCGACGGCTACGACCAGTCGACGGTGCTGGCCGGCTACGCGGTCAGCGGCTACTGGCTGGGCCTGACCGCCGGGCGTTTCCTGATCAGCCCGCTGGCCACCCGGGCCGGCCTCACCCCGGCGGCCACCAGCGCCGGCTGCCTGCTCGGGGTCACCGCCAGCGCCCTGCTCGCCTGGGCGGTACCGGTCGCGGCGGTGGCCAGCGTCGCGCTGGTACTGCTCGGCTTCTTCCTCGGGCCGCTCTTCCCGACCGCGATGGCGATGGTGCCCCGGTTGACGGCCAGCCGTCTGGTGCCGACCGCGATCGGGGTGCTGAACGGGGTCTCGGTGATCGGCGGGGCGGTCTTCCCCTGGCTGGCCGGCGTCGTCGCCCAGGGGGTGGGTGTCTGGACCCTGCTGCCGTTCGCCCTGGTCCTGGCGGTCGGTCAGCTCGGGATCTGGTGGCGGCTGACCCGGCGGGTCGCCCCGGGCTGA